In Zingiber officinale cultivar Zhangliang chromosome 6A, Zo_v1.1, whole genome shotgun sequence, a single genomic region encodes these proteins:
- the LOC121994340 gene encoding uncharacterized protein LOC121994340 yields the protein MMANWRADPDRLEAPMPMADAVQALIDLLVDPLLPASTSPQYSPAEDEQLAVAKQMHSVVLLYNYYHRKQFPQLEFLDFRSFCKQATMSKRSLLSFMKFTHKNVEHPLDSDRQLSILEKEIMTACDIAATLDASENSPDMEGWPVSKVAVLLVDANHANCYLEFGSITQGIKSLPEKRLDKPIVNTSKSFESLKNDVSLKKLAFSAVQQKPGDCCSKLSVLENHLVYSLSDEKTMTVLYIMETPEVISGALMEFPIKDVLNSLRGPLFRTGSTPPEVTSVVEYYHLLPYVDKLLEWLSRVAPHSAPLNFPAKHPTDVHDLSESPRSVTIVDHRLNKSYLLPMSRDETAEGKSAIKENMNRTGKSDVNTCTISKSLKESAFTVSDSWKMGNNSSAAQLQPPCLNKRGSDIFYSSNGANVGYHDMVDGMNMIKKSRKGGDSGEISSMKNASKPFQNAIDVSLVPVQHTTENPDEFKPVVKQEHLHVCLNILQKRRDDLVQEHQYMGGELAQCEMAIQAILVGKSNDESAIHACNTLCSSQMHTSTSTSLPSEDKNKQQEIRIRRFSEAILRSKNSCQELNDICSQNGWIMPMYAVFPSIVNESFQATVSVRGIDFEANVVGDFRSNPDEARLSAATNMVTKLHNMADQQNVVEC from the exons ATGATGGCGAACTGGCGAGCAGATCCGGATCGGCTAGAGGCTCCGATGCCCATGGCGGATGCCGTGCAAGCACTCATCGACCTCCTCGTCGACCCTCTCCTCCCTGCTAGTACTTCCCCGCAATACTCTCCCGCCGAGGATGAACAGCTCGCCGTCGCCAAACAG ATGCACTCTGTTGTCCTCCTCTATAATTACTACCACAGGAAGCAATTTCCGCAGCTCGAGTTTCTTGATTTTAGATCATTCTGTAAACAAGCAACTATGAGCAAACGAAGTCTTCTTAGTTTTATGAAATTCACGCACAAAAATGTGGAACATCCATTAGATTCAGACAGACAGCTCTCTATCTTGGAAAAGGAGATTATGACTGCATGCGATATTGCTGCTACTTTAGATGCATCAGAGAATTCTCCAGACATGGAAGGATGGCCAGTTTCCAAGGTTGCTGTACTTCTTGTAGATGCTAACCATGCAAATTGTTATCTTGAGTTTGGTTCTATAACTCAAGGAATCAAGTCTTTGCCAGAGAAGAGACTAGACAAACCAATTGTTAATACGAGCAAATCCTTTGAATCATTGAAAAATGATGTTTCACTTAAGAAGCTTGCATTTTCTGCTGTGCAGCAAAAACCAG GTGATTGCTGCTCCAAATTATCTGTTCTAGAAAATCATCTAGTATATTCACTAAGCGACGAGAAGACAATGACTGTGCTATATATAATGGAGACTCCAGAGGTTATTAGTGGAGCACTTATGGAATTTCCTATAAAAGATGTGCTAAACAG CTTGAGAGGGCCTCTCTTCAGAACTGGCTCAACCCCCCCTGAAGTCACTTCTGTCGTGGAGTACTACCATTTGTTGCCATATGTTGATAAACTGTTAGAGTGGCTGTCCAG AGTAGCACCACATTCTGCTCCTTTAAATTTCCCAGCCAAGCACCCAACAGATGTGCATGATTTATCGGAGTCACCAAGATCAGTTACCATAGTAGATCATCGGCTAAACAAATCTTACCTGTTGCCAATGTCAAGAGATGAGACAGCAGAAGGAAAATCTGCCATAAAGGAGAACATGAACAGGACAGGAAAATCAGATGTGAATACCTGTACAATTAGCAAATCTTTGAAAGAATCAGCATTTACAGTCTCTGATAGTTGGAAGATGGGGAACAACTCATCTGCTGCCCAATTGCAGCCACCATGTTTGAATAAGCGTGGAAGTGACATCTTCTATTCTTCTAATGGCGCTAATGTCGGTTACCATGACATG GTAGATGGAATGAATATGATAAAAAAGTCACGTAAAGGAGGAGATTCTGGAGAGATCTCTAGCATGAAAAATGCTTCAAAGCCTTTTCAAAATGCAATTGATGTGTCTCTTGTACCAGTTCAGCATACAACTGAAAATCCTGATGAATTTAAGCCTGTCGTGAAACAAGAGCATTTGCATGTTTGCTTGAACATTCTTCAGAAAAGACGAGATGATTTG GTTCAAGAACATCAATATATGGGTGGTGAACTTGCTCAGTGTGAGATGGCAATACAAGCAATTCTAGTTG GGAAATCAAACGATGAATCAGCGATTCATGCCTGTAACACTTTGTGCTCGAGCCAAATGCACACATCTACATCTACATCCTTACCTTCTGAAGATAAGAACAAACAGCAAGAGATCAGAATTAGGAGATTTTCGGAAGCAATTCTCAGGTCAAAAAATTCTTGTCAG GAATTGAACGACATTTGTTCTCAAAATGGCTGGATAATGCCAATGTATGCTGTGTTTCCATCCATTGTTAATG AAAGTTTCCAAGCGACTGTGTCAGTGAGAGGAATTGATTTTGAAGCTAACGTTGTTGGTGATTTCAGGAGCAATCCTGACGAAGCGCGATTATCTGCAGCTACAAACATGGTGACCAAACTTCATAATATGGCAGATCAACAAAATGTTGTTGAATGTTGA